A single Ignavibacteriales bacterium DNA region contains:
- a CDS encoding dihydrofolate reductase, which yields MKKVKLYIASSLDGFIAGPNGEIDWLPETPGEDYGYSEFIDGIDTTLMGGETYRFVAGLDEFPYKDKRNIVFTRRKEIPKSEYVEFAQGDIAEQVRKLKAGEGKDIWLIGGGQIITPLHDAGLIDIYEIAIIPVVLGAGLPLFTGSASKRKLNLIDSKTYSSGLVMLKYSI from the coding sequence ATGAAAAAAGTAAAACTATATATCGCCTCCTCCTTAGACGGGTTTATTGCCGGACCTAACGGAGAGATTGACTGGCTGCCCGAAACGCCGGGCGAGGATTATGGATACTCAGAATTCATTGATGGCATAGACACCACACTCATGGGCGGGGAAACCTACCGTTTTGTCGCAGGGCTGGATGAGTTCCCCTATAAGGACAAAAGAAATATTGTATTTACCAGAAGAAAAGAAATTCCCAAAAGTGAATATGTTGAATTTGCTCAGGGGGATATTGCAGAGCAGGTGCGGAAACTAAAAGCCGGAGAGGGGAAGGATATCTGGCTGATTGGCGGCGGACAGATTATTACTCCGCTGCATGACGCCGGGTTAATTGATATATACGAAATTGCTATCATACCCGTTGTGCTGGGCGCCGGACTGCCGCTTTTCACGGGAAGCGCTTCTAAAAGAAAGCTTAACCTGATTGACAGTAAGACCTATTCATCGGGGCTGGTTATGCTAAAATACAGTATATAA
- a CDS encoding Rieske (2Fe-2S) protein: MDKPEKNEECGCSRRAFIEKTIKGAGGLLFAASSLPMLAGCSDDSGSPVSPGGGGGSPVTVDLSQSQFASLASPGGSAALGANSLDSSGILIYRESESVFKAFSRRCTHSGCTINPFSGGISRCDCHGSQFSTSGSVVTGPANRALGQYTVNREGNILTIS, translated from the coding sequence GTGGATAAACCAGAAAAAAATGAGGAATGCGGCTGTTCAAGAAGAGCATTTATTGAAAAGACCATCAAAGGAGCAGGAGGCCTTCTCTTTGCTGCTTCATCATTGCCTATGTTGGCAGGCTGCAGTGATGATTCAGGATCCCCCGTCAGTCCGGGCGGCGGCGGAGGTTCTCCCGTTACAGTTGATCTTTCACAATCCCAGTTTGCTTCACTGGCAAGCCCGGGCGGCTCTGCAGCACTTGGTGCAAATTCACTCGACTCATCCGGCATTCTTATTTACCGCGAATCTGAATCAGTGTTCAAAGCTTTCAGCCGCCGGTGCACTCACAGCGGCTGTACGATAAATCCATTCTCCGGCGGCATCTCCCGTTGTGACTGCCATGGCAGCCAGTTTAGTACATCCGGCAGTGTTGTTACCGGACCGGCAAACCGTGCTCTTGGCCAGTACACCGTAAACCGCGAAGGGAATATCCTCACTATCTCCTGA
- a CDS encoding DUF3160 domain-containing protein: MNRLITLFLILGFQLIQPQNFSIQAYKDFLLQHQNLTTQQLLEMYPAGNFSGDISVSLSNVLFLDSIRSQLGLTPYEEQLLGQHGFMVSERLSRKAFGQSFLEIYHKDLPVYISADALLHAFHISYDRILKDIEINFLHPRLKTMLNAIHGKMPDLHNRYNSQPDMLKHLRDADVFLTVARKLAGVSAAPYYSTNASYVDSLINFVNGYVPKDLALFSDQARSIDFSQFKPRGHYIPDMQNADIDKYFKAMMWLGRIELYLIAPKNTMNPVKLYNVQRQVILSYLLTELMVISNTQADYEYIEDKVKFFVGDQDNVTYPHLLELKQSIGLGFASEFLDTNRVKEFQDSLSTKEYANQLILSQILYRNPFAPDSIVPASSFMFFGQRFVIDSYVTGSVVYDRIPGQICRLYPSVLDPMFALGNNAAGQLLQPELNAYNYSLNLAGLRYLIESYGEDFWGSTMYNNWLAGIRELKKGPDNPNLPDFMSTAAYWQRMLNTQLTSWSQLRHDNLLYAKQSYTGGSICSYPYVYLEPFPELYKRLAKIGEMGRDKFPALSHIYHYFNTLKTVSDSLAVIAQKEIDGIPLTQQEEYWLRCIIYNVNPGSGSYFDGWYSRLYYRDEEYENNKGLLENDFLVADIHTVPTYCGGAPLGAVVHAGTGPVNLGVFLVKHGDQLVAHVGPNYSFYEYRTVNYLRLDDEQWRNSYLWMASRPDWVNLYLADSTGNSKGPGANLITDAGENVTPETISYKLEASNYPNPFNPSTVIRFTIPSALAHRSVTLVIYDVLGREVRSLYQGELPAGTYLAQWDGRNQAGAELSSGTYIYTITAGDEKVSGKLMLVK, translated from the coding sequence GAAGAGCAGCTCCTCGGGCAGCACGGGTTCATGGTCAGCGAACGGCTCAGCAGGAAAGCATTCGGGCAGTCATTTCTTGAAATCTATCATAAAGATCTGCCGGTATATATTTCAGCGGACGCGCTGCTTCATGCATTTCATATTTCCTATGACAGGATTCTTAAAGACATAGAAATTAATTTTCTTCATCCCCGGCTGAAAACCATGCTGAATGCCATTCACGGAAAAATGCCCGATCTGCATAACCGTTATAATTCTCAGCCAGATATGCTGAAGCATCTGCGGGATGCCGATGTTTTTCTGACCGTGGCCCGGAAACTTGCCGGAGTAAGCGCAGCCCCCTATTACAGCACGAACGCTTCGTATGTTGATTCGCTGATTAACTTTGTGAATGGATATGTCCCCAAGGATCTTGCTCTGTTCAGCGATCAGGCAAGGTCAATAGATTTCAGCCAGTTCAAGCCAAGGGGACATTATATACCTGACATGCAAAATGCTGATATAGATAAATACTTTAAGGCGATGATGTGGCTCGGCCGCATTGAACTGTATCTCATCGCGCCCAAAAACACCATGAATCCGGTAAAGCTCTATAATGTTCAGCGTCAGGTAATTCTTTCGTATCTGCTGACCGAGCTGATGGTGATCAGCAATACTCAGGCAGATTATGAGTATATAGAAGATAAAGTAAAGTTTTTTGTCGGTGACCAGGATAATGTAACGTATCCGCATCTTCTTGAATTGAAGCAGAGCATTGGTCTCGGGTTTGCTTCGGAATTTCTTGACACCAACAGAGTAAAAGAATTCCAGGATTCCCTCAGCACCAAGGAATATGCGAATCAGCTGATTCTCTCACAGATACTATACCGCAATCCTTTTGCTCCGGATTCAATAGTTCCGGCTTCCTCTTTTATGTTTTTCGGGCAAAGATTTGTTATTGATTCCTATGTTACCGGAAGTGTGGTCTATGACCGGATACCGGGACAGATTTGCCGCTTATACCCGTCAGTACTTGATCCGATGTTTGCTCTGGGTAATAATGCTGCCGGTCAATTATTACAACCGGAATTGAACGCTTACAACTACTCTCTTAACCTTGCAGGGTTGCGATATCTCATTGAGTCGTACGGAGAAGATTTCTGGGGGAGTACGATGTATAATAACTGGCTTGCCGGAATCCGTGAACTCAAAAAAGGGCCGGATAATCCAAATCTGCCGGATTTTATGTCAACTGCCGCCTACTGGCAGAGGATGCTGAATACACAGCTGACAAGCTGGTCACAGCTGCGGCACGATAATCTCCTCTATGCAAAGCAGTCATACACCGGCGGAAGCATCTGCTCCTATCCCTATGTTTATCTGGAGCCCTTTCCGGAACTGTACAAGCGGCTTGCGAAGATCGGAGAAATGGGAAGAGACAAGTTCCCCGCCTTATCTCATATATATCACTATTTCAATACACTGAAAACCGTGTCTGATTCTCTGGCGGTAATTGCTCAGAAGGAGATTGACGGGATTCCTCTTACGCAGCAGGAAGAGTACTGGCTCAGATGCATTATCTATAATGTGAATCCTGGAAGCGGTTCTTATTTTGACGGCTGGTATTCGCGGCTCTATTATCGCGATGAAGAGTATGAGAATAATAAAGGACTTCTGGAAAATGATTTTCTTGTTGCTGATATACATACCGTGCCAACCTATTGCGGCGGAGCCCCTCTTGGCGCGGTAGTGCATGCCGGAACGGGGCCGGTTAATCTTGGGGTATTTCTGGTAAAGCACGGTGATCAGCTGGTTGCCCATGTGGGGCCTAATTACAGTTTTTATGAGTACCGCACAGTGAACTATCTGCGCCTTGATGATGAACAGTGGAGGAATTCTTATCTCTGGATGGCTTCCAGACCGGACTGGGTTAATCTCTATCTGGCAGATTCAACGGGAAACAGCAAGGGTCCCGGTGCAAATCTGATTACTGATGCCGGGGAAAATGTTACTCCTGAAACAATCAGTTATAAGCTGGAAGCATCAAATTATCCTAATCCGTTTAATCCTTCCACGGTGATCAGGTTTACCATTCCGTCAGCTCTGGCGCACCGGAGTGTAACTCTGGTTATTTATGATGTGCTCGGCAGGGAAGTGCGCAGTTTATATCAGGGAGAACTGCCCGCGGGTACCTATCTGGCGCAGTGGGACGGACGGAATCAGGCCGGTGCTGAGCTATCATCAGGAACATATATATACACCATTACGGCCGGAGATGAAAAAGTTTCGGGCAAGCTGATGCTCGTAAAATAG